The following proteins come from a genomic window of Rhizobium sp. 007:
- a CDS encoding aldehyde dehydrogenase family protein: protein MNVSVKTVSVTEEAAAILGRLGVAKSRYTEGDIAAFSPITGEQTGKLKAMSSAEATKVIEKAHEAFQTWRLVPAPKRGELVRLLGEELRAAKTDLGRLVSIEAGKIPSEGLGEVQEMIDICDFAVGLSRQLYGLTIATERPGHRMMETWHPLGVIGIISAFNFPVAVWAWNAALALVCGNSIVWKPSEKSLLTALASQAILERALKRYGEAPEGLSQVLIGNRAIGEVLVDHPKVPLVSATGSTRMGRDVGPRLAKRFARAILELGGNNGGIVCPSADLDMALRAIAFGAMGTAGQRCTTLRRLFVHESIYDQLVPRLKKAYKSVSVGDPLQSTALVGPLIDKIAFENMQKALVEAKAHGGTVLGGQRVDVGHDLAFYVKPALVEMPKHEGPVLEETFAPILYVMRYSDFDAVIADHNAVAAGLSSSIFTLDMREAERFVAADGSDCGIANVNIGTSGAEIGGAFGGEKETGGGRESGSDAWRAYMRRTTNTINYSKSLPLAQGVSFDIE, encoded by the coding sequence ATGAACGTTTCCGTAAAGACTGTTTCCGTTACTGAAGAAGCCGCCGCGATACTCGGCCGCCTCGGTGTGGCAAAATCACGTTACACCGAAGGCGACATCGCTGCCTTCTCTCCGATTACCGGCGAACAAACGGGCAAGCTGAAAGCGATGAGTTCGGCAGAGGCGACCAAGGTGATCGAAAAGGCTCACGAAGCCTTCCAGACGTGGCGCCTCGTGCCCGCTCCGAAGCGTGGCGAACTTGTTCGTCTCCTCGGCGAGGAACTACGTGCCGCCAAAACGGATCTGGGCCGCCTCGTTTCGATCGAAGCAGGCAAAATTCCGTCCGAGGGATTGGGCGAAGTGCAGGAAATGATCGACATCTGCGATTTCGCTGTCGGCCTTTCCCGCCAACTTTACGGTCTCACAATTGCTACCGAGCGCCCGGGCCACCGTATGATGGAAACCTGGCATCCCCTCGGTGTCATCGGCATCATTTCCGCTTTCAATTTCCCGGTCGCCGTTTGGGCCTGGAACGCAGCATTGGCTTTGGTCTGCGGCAACAGCATCGTGTGGAAACCATCGGAGAAGTCGCTGCTTACAGCATTGGCGTCGCAGGCGATTCTCGAACGCGCCCTCAAGCGTTATGGCGAGGCTCCGGAAGGCCTCTCGCAGGTTCTGATCGGCAATCGAGCGATCGGTGAAGTGCTCGTTGATCATCCAAAGGTTCCGCTCGTGTCAGCGACGGGTTCCACTCGCATGGGCCGCGACGTCGGCCCGCGGCTGGCCAAGCGTTTCGCTCGCGCCATCTTGGAACTTGGTGGCAACAACGGCGGCATCGTGTGCCCGTCAGCTGATCTCGACATGGCGCTTCGAGCCATCGCCTTTGGCGCGATGGGCACGGCTGGCCAGCGGTGCACGACATTGCGTCGCCTGTTCGTCCATGAAAGCATCTATGATCAGCTCGTACCGCGCCTGAAAAAGGCCTATAAGAGCGTCTCTGTTGGGGATCCGCTGCAGTCGACAGCGTTGGTCGGACCGCTGATCGACAAAATCGCTTTTGAAAACATGCAGAAGGCACTTGTTGAAGCCAAGGCACACGGAGGCACCGTTTTGGGTGGGCAACGTGTGGATGTCGGTCACGATCTGGCATTCTACGTCAAGCCGGCGCTTGTCGAAATGCCCAAGCATGAAGGCCCGGTTCTGGAAGAGACCTTCGCACCTATTCTGTACGTCATGAGATATAGCGATTTCGACGCGGTCATCGCCGATCACAATGCGGTGGCTGCGGGCTTGTCTTCCTCGATCTTCACCCTGGACATGAGAGAAGCCGAGCGGTTCGTAGCTGCCGATGGCTCCGATTGTGGTATCGCCAACGTGAACATCGGCACGTCGGGTGCAGAGATCGGCGGTGCGTTCGGAGGCGAAAAGGAAACGGGAGGCGGCCGTGAATCCGGCTCCGACGCCTGGAGAGCTTACATGCGCCGTACGACGAACACGATCAACTATTCGAAGTCGCTGCCCCTGGCACAGGGCGTTTCTTTTGACATCGAATAG
- a CDS encoding VOC family protein — translation MTKHVTSSDIRAAFSGAMSAMYRTEVPAYGTLMDLVARVNKEALAAKPELRARLEATDNLDRISEERHGAIRLGTADELAMMRRVFAVMGMYPVGYYDLSTAGVPVHSTAFRPVGEEALKRNPFRVFTSLLRLDIIADETLRKEAADILAKRQIFTSGAVELTEKAEVEGGLCNEDADRFVAEVLETFRWHDKAIVDADMYHRLHDAHRLIADVVSFKGPHINHLTPRTLDIDKVQALMPEYGISPKAVVEGPPTRDCPVLLRQTSFKALEEAVSFEDGRGGWKAGSHTARFGEIEQRGIALTPKGRGLYDKLLDESRKVVRPAADGSNAKAYEAALAQTFHAFPDNWAAIRSDGLGYFSYSLTEKGKKGSVLPGASIESLIADGLIQFDPIVYEDFLPVSAAGIFQSNLGDGAQQEFVASPNQKRFEADLGAQVLNEFDHYAQIEKASLEACISQLKNRPAAE, via the coding sequence ATGACGAAGCATGTCACGTCGAGCGACATCCGCGCCGCGTTTTCTGGAGCGATGTCGGCCATGTATCGCACCGAGGTCCCTGCTTACGGAACTCTGATGGATCTTGTGGCCCGGGTTAACAAGGAAGCACTTGCCGCCAAGCCCGAACTTAGGGCTCGCCTTGAAGCGACAGACAATCTTGATCGGATATCTGAGGAGCGTCACGGCGCAATCCGCTTGGGAACGGCGGACGAGCTTGCGATGATGCGGCGCGTCTTTGCGGTCATGGGTATGTATCCGGTTGGCTACTACGATCTATCCACGGCAGGAGTGCCCGTCCATTCGACTGCGTTTCGACCGGTCGGCGAGGAAGCCCTTAAGCGCAACCCTTTTCGCGTCTTTACGTCTTTGCTTCGCCTCGACATTATTGCGGACGAGACCTTGCGCAAAGAAGCGGCCGACATTCTCGCCAAGCGGCAGATTTTCACCAGTGGCGCGGTCGAGCTGACCGAAAAGGCGGAAGTCGAAGGTGGGCTGTGCAACGAGGATGCGGATCGTTTCGTTGCGGAAGTGTTGGAGACGTTCCGCTGGCATGACAAAGCTATAGTCGATGCCGATATGTATCATCGTCTGCACGATGCCCATCGCCTGATCGCCGATGTCGTTTCCTTCAAGGGACCACACATCAACCACCTCACCCCTCGCACGCTTGATATCGACAAGGTGCAGGCGCTGATGCCCGAATACGGGATTTCCCCTAAAGCGGTGGTTGAAGGACCGCCGACGCGCGACTGCCCGGTCCTGCTGCGCCAGACCTCTTTTAAGGCGCTTGAAGAAGCGGTGTCATTTGAGGACGGTCGGGGAGGCTGGAAAGCCGGCTCCCATACGGCGCGCTTCGGCGAGATCGAACAGCGGGGCATTGCCCTTACCCCAAAAGGCAGGGGTCTTTACGACAAGCTTCTCGACGAATCGCGCAAGGTTGTGCGACCGGCTGCGGATGGCTCGAACGCCAAGGCTTACGAAGCGGCGCTTGCGCAAACGTTTCATGCGTTCCCCGACAACTGGGCGGCCATCCGCTCTGATGGGCTAGGGTATTTCAGTTACTCGCTCACGGAGAAAGGGAAGAAAGGCTCTGTGCTGCCGGGTGCAAGCATAGAATCCCTCATTGCAGACGGCCTGATCCAGTTTGATCCCATCGTTTACGAGGATTTCCTTCCCGTCAGCGCAGCCGGCATTTTCCAGTCGAATCTTGGCGACGGCGCTCAGCAGGAATTCGTGGCGAGTCCAAATCAAAAGCGCTTCGAAGCAGACCTCGGTGCGCAAGTGCTGAACGAATTTGATCATTATGCGCAAATTGAGAAAGCTTCACTGGAAGCCTGCATCTCGCAACTGAAAAATCGCCCCGCCGCCGAGTGA
- a CDS encoding ABC transporter permease: MTNATSQSALPATRPRRRVPAELSILLILLGISLTFEILGWILQGQSFLANTQRLSIMILQVSVVGIIAIGVTQVIISGGIDLSSGSIVGATAMISMSLAQVGTYDRAVYPHLTDLPVILPVVVGLVVGLLCGMINGLLIAYTKIPPFIATLGMMVTARGFAKWYTKGQPISFPTDSFAALGKGLAPIFIFLAVAAILHIVLRYTRYGKFTYAVGANPQAARVSGINVERHTVKIYAVAGLLSGLAGIVVAARGLTAQAGMGSMYELDAIAMAVIGGVSLSGGRGSVIGTMIGMVIFGVIISGFTFLRLDAYYQEMLKGAIIVAAVVADVYRQRKRIKKS, from the coding sequence ATGACGAACGCGACATCACAATCGGCATTGCCGGCCACCCGACCCCGGCGACGCGTGCCGGCGGAACTGAGCATCCTGCTGATTCTTCTCGGCATCTCGCTGACATTTGAGATTCTGGGCTGGATTCTGCAAGGCCAAAGCTTCCTTGCCAACACTCAACGCCTCTCGATTATGATCCTCCAGGTATCGGTCGTGGGCATCATCGCGATCGGCGTGACCCAGGTCATTATCTCTGGCGGGATCGACCTGAGTTCCGGTTCGATCGTCGGTGCGACTGCCATGATATCCATGAGCCTGGCGCAGGTCGGCACGTATGATCGAGCAGTCTATCCCCACTTGACTGATCTGCCGGTAATACTGCCGGTTGTGGTGGGCTTGGTCGTCGGTCTGCTCTGTGGCATGATCAACGGCCTTTTGATAGCGTACACAAAAATTCCCCCCTTCATCGCCACCCTTGGTATGATGGTCACGGCTCGCGGTTTTGCCAAGTGGTATACGAAGGGGCAGCCGATCAGCTTTCCGACCGACAGTTTCGCTGCACTCGGAAAGGGTTTGGCCCCCATCTTTATCTTCCTTGCGGTCGCAGCGATCCTGCACATCGTTCTCCGCTATACGCGCTACGGCAAGTTCACCTATGCCGTCGGCGCCAATCCCCAGGCGGCGCGGGTGTCGGGTATCAACGTCGAGCGCCACACCGTCAAGATTTATGCCGTAGCCGGCTTGTTGTCTGGCCTTGCTGGTATTGTCGTCGCTGCCCGAGGTCTGACCGCGCAGGCCGGCATGGGCTCTATGTACGAGCTTGATGCGATTGCAATGGCTGTCATCGGCGGCGTTTCGCTCTCCGGCGGCCGCGGATCAGTCATTGGCACGATGATCGGAATGGTCATTTTCGGCGTGATTATCTCAGGTTTCACCTTCCTGCGGCTGGACGCCTATTACCAGGAGATGCTGAAGGGCGCGATCATTGTGGCGGCTGTCGTCGCCGACGTCTATCGCCAACGCAAGCGTATCAAGAAGAGCTGA
- a CDS encoding sugar ABC transporter substrate-binding protein, which produces MKKHLIIAAFASMLATTASAETIGVSMALFDDNFLTVLRNGMTDYAKTQDGVTLQIEDAQNDVGKQLSQVQNFVASGVDAIIVNPVDTDATVALSQAADAAGIPLIYVNRQPVNVDQLPEKQAFVASDEKESGTLETKEVCRLLKEAGKTEAKAVVMMGELSNQAARMRTQDIKDVIATPECSFIKIVEEQTANWSRTQGADLMTNWLSAGVEFDAVIANNDEMAIGAIQSLKAAGKDMKDVIVSGVDATQDALAAMAAGDLDVSVFQNAAGQGKGAVDAALKIARGETVEKKGYVPFELVTPANLKDYQAKN; this is translated from the coding sequence ATGAAAAAGCACCTGATTATTGCAGCTTTCGCCAGCATGTTGGCGACGACCGCGTCGGCCGAGACGATCGGCGTCTCGATGGCGCTCTTCGACGATAATTTTCTCACGGTTCTTCGAAACGGCATGACCGACTACGCCAAGACCCAGGACGGCGTTACACTTCAGATCGAGGATGCGCAAAACGACGTTGGTAAGCAGCTCAGCCAGGTCCAGAACTTTGTCGCCTCCGGCGTCGACGCCATTATCGTCAATCCAGTTGATACGGATGCGACCGTTGCGCTCTCGCAGGCTGCCGATGCGGCAGGTATTCCGTTGATTTATGTCAACCGTCAGCCAGTAAACGTGGACCAGCTTCCCGAAAAGCAGGCCTTCGTGGCTTCCGACGAGAAAGAGTCCGGAACGCTCGAAACCAAGGAAGTTTGCCGCCTTCTGAAGGAGGCTGGGAAGACAGAGGCGAAAGCCGTCGTCATGATGGGCGAGCTCTCCAACCAGGCCGCCCGCATGCGCACGCAGGACATCAAGGACGTGATTGCGACGCCCGAGTGCAGTTTCATCAAGATCGTTGAGGAGCAGACCGCCAACTGGTCGCGCACACAGGGCGCCGACCTGATGACCAATTGGCTATCTGCCGGCGTGGAGTTTGACGCTGTCATTGCCAACAACGATGAGATGGCAATTGGCGCGATCCAGTCGCTGAAAGCTGCCGGAAAAGACATGAAAGACGTGATTGTCTCCGGGGTGGACGCCACTCAGGACGCGCTTGCTGCCATGGCCGCTGGCGACCTCGATGTCTCCGTCTTCCAGAACGCTGCGGGGCAGGGAAAGGGCGCTGTAGATGCGGCTCTGAAGATTGCGCGCGGCGAGACCGTCGAGAAGAAAGGCTATGTACCGTTCGAACTCGTTACGCCGGCAAATCTCAAAGACTACCAGGCCAAGAACTAA
- a CDS encoding pyridoxal phosphate-dependent aminotransferase yields MTISTKIEEAGFKPASRIASVGVSKILQIGARAAAMKRDGLPVIVLGAGEPDFDTPENVKEAAKAAIDAGETKYTALDGTPALKKAIVEKFRRENGIDYDINEVTVATGAKQILFNAFMATLDPGDEVIIPTPYWTSYSDIVEICGGVSVLIPCDAKANFRLQAEQLEKAITSKTRWILLNSPSNPSGAAYTAEDYRPLLDVLIGHPQVWLMVDDMYEHIVYDDFAFATPVAIEPRLKNRTLTINGVSKAYAMTGWRIGYAGGPKALIKAMAVIQSQATSCPCSVSQAASVEALNGPQKFLKERQESFRRRRDLVVERLNEIDGLDCRTPEGAFYTFSSCAGVLGKLTPKGKKIEADHDFTDYLLEEAHVAVVPGSAFGLSPYFRISYATSEAELMEALNRIKHACSALQN; encoded by the coding sequence ATGACGATCTCAACAAAAATCGAAGAAGCGGGCTTCAAACCGGCTTCACGGATCGCCTCGGTTGGCGTTTCGAAGATTCTCCAGATCGGCGCACGCGCCGCTGCAATGAAGCGCGATGGTCTGCCGGTCATCGTGCTGGGAGCCGGCGAGCCTGATTTCGATACGCCGGAGAACGTCAAGGAGGCGGCTAAGGCCGCCATCGACGCTGGCGAAACGAAATACACCGCTCTGGACGGCACGCCGGCCCTGAAGAAGGCGATCGTCGAAAAGTTCAGACGGGAAAACGGCATCGACTACGATATCAACGAGGTTACGGTTGCGACAGGCGCCAAGCAGATCCTCTTCAACGCCTTTATGGCGACGCTCGATCCCGGCGACGAAGTGATCATCCCGACGCCTTACTGGACTTCCTATTCCGACATCGTCGAGATTTGCGGTGGTGTGTCAGTCCTTATCCCGTGCGACGCCAAGGCCAACTTCCGTCTCCAGGCCGAACAGCTGGAAAAGGCAATCACATCAAAAACCCGTTGGATTCTTCTTAACTCGCCGTCCAATCCATCGGGCGCTGCCTACACCGCCGAGGATTACCGCCCCCTCCTGGATGTTTTGATCGGTCATCCGCAGGTCTGGTTGATGGTCGACGACATGTACGAGCACATCGTCTACGACGATTTCGCATTTGCGACACCTGTCGCGATCGAGCCTCGACTGAAGAATCGCACGTTGACGATCAACGGTGTATCGAAAGCCTACGCGATGACGGGCTGGCGCATCGGTTATGCGGGTGGCCCGAAGGCTTTGATCAAAGCGATGGCGGTGATCCAGAGCCAGGCGACGTCCTGCCCCTGTTCGGTCAGCCAGGCTGCCTCGGTTGAGGCTCTGAACGGACCCCAGAAGTTTCTGAAGGAGAGACAGGAGAGCTTCCGTCGTCGCCGCGATCTTGTTGTCGAGCGCCTGAACGAAATCGACGGGTTGGATTGCCGTACTCCTGAGGGTGCTTTCTATACTTTTTCCAGTTGCGCCGGCGTTTTGGGCAAACTGACACCGAAAGGTAAGAAGATTGAAGCCGACCATGACTTCACCGACTATCTTCTAGAAGAGGCCCACGTCGCGGTCGTCCCTGGCTCGGCCTTTGGCCTATCTCCCTATTTTCGGATTTCGTACGCGACTTCGGAAGCCGAATTGATGGAAGCACTCAATCGTATCAAGCATGCTTGCTCTGCATTGCAGAATTGA
- a CDS encoding substrate-binding domain-containing protein yields MKKLLITTALCLLAAPAFAGTRVAVTMTSFDNPFLTILLNGIRDEAKRVKNVELLTEDAQLDPAKQLNQIQNFIANGVDAIIVNAVDGDSTAAITRAAADAKIPLVYVNHPPAELASGLPEGTAFVGSNELDSGTMEAKAACKLLGGKGRAVILMGPLENHAALVRTKDVEAVFSQQVCRIDIVEKQTANWNRTQAQDLVSSWLTAGLKFDAVVANNDEMAIGAAQALKAAGVAMNDVVITGIDATPDGLAAMKAGDIDATVFQNATKQGEAAVQTAVKLAGKQASERTLWVPFELVTPDNMAAYQK; encoded by the coding sequence ATGAAGAAGCTGCTCATAACGACCGCGCTTTGCCTTCTAGCCGCGCCGGCCTTTGCTGGCACGCGCGTGGCGGTGACAATGACGTCGTTCGATAACCCATTTCTGACGATTCTGCTGAACGGAATCCGCGATGAAGCAAAACGGGTAAAAAATGTCGAACTCCTCACAGAGGACGCTCAACTCGATCCTGCGAAACAGCTCAACCAAATTCAAAACTTCATTGCCAACGGTGTTGATGCAATCATCGTGAATGCCGTTGACGGCGACTCGACGGCCGCGATCACACGGGCGGCAGCTGATGCGAAGATCCCGCTCGTCTACGTCAACCATCCGCCGGCCGAACTCGCTTCGGGATTGCCGGAAGGCACAGCCTTTGTCGGTTCCAACGAACTCGATTCCGGCACGATGGAAGCGAAAGCCGCCTGCAAGCTTCTGGGCGGCAAAGGTCGCGCCGTAATTCTGATGGGGCCGCTTGAAAACCATGCAGCCCTTGTGCGCACAAAGGATGTCGAGGCCGTCTTTTCTCAACAAGTTTGCCGGATCGATATTGTCGAAAAGCAGACAGCGAACTGGAACAGGACCCAGGCGCAGGATCTCGTATCTTCCTGGCTGACGGCTGGGCTGAAGTTCGATGCGGTGGTTGCCAATAATGACGAGATGGCCATTGGCGCGGCTCAGGCTTTGAAGGCGGCTGGCGTCGCGATGAACGACGTTGTCATCACCGGCATTGATGCCACGCCAGATGGACTGGCCGCCATGAAGGCCGGAGACATCGACGCGACAGTTTTCCAGAACGCAACAAAGCAAGGCGAAGCCGCAGTCCAGACGGCTGTCAAGTTGGCAGGAAAGCAGGCCAGCGAGCGCACCCTTTGGGTACCGTTCGAACTCGTCACCCCCGACAACATGGCCGCCTACCAAAAA
- a CDS encoding LacI family DNA-binding transcriptional regulator — protein sequence MKRPTIADVAEAAGVSVATVDRVLNARLPVREETSKRVFSAAERVGFHGTNIIRQRMLADLPSYNLGVVLRKERHAFYQAFAEELQTAARAVKDRRLQVHVQFAKSGEPGEISELLLGMKGKVQAVGAIGPDHHDVTAAVSALKSKGIPTFSLLSDFAQGVREAYLGTNNMKVGRTAAWLLSKLSHSPGKLLLLLGGHRFHGHSLRETGFRSYMREYAPEFEVLDALINLETRRLTYELLMDAVSRHHDLVGVYCIGGGMEGAIEALQETNKGEKIGCLVNELTPESRQALLERRITGVFQTPLRELCADLIATMVHTIEHGMAETPGQRFLPAQLWVPESL from the coding sequence ATGAAGCGTCCCACGATTGCGGACGTCGCAGAAGCGGCTGGTGTTAGCGTTGCAACAGTCGATCGCGTGTTAAATGCCCGACTCCCCGTGCGCGAAGAAACATCAAAACGGGTGTTCTCTGCTGCCGAGCGGGTCGGATTTCACGGCACAAATATAATTCGCCAGCGAATGCTGGCAGATTTACCCTCCTACAATCTGGGCGTTGTTTTGCGCAAAGAACGCCACGCGTTCTATCAAGCATTTGCCGAAGAACTGCAGACCGCCGCACGTGCGGTCAAGGACCGGCGTCTTCAAGTGCATGTGCAGTTTGCAAAGTCCGGCGAGCCCGGTGAGATTTCAGAGCTGCTGCTTGGCATGAAGGGAAAGGTACAGGCAGTCGGTGCTATCGGACCAGACCATCACGACGTCACAGCGGCGGTGAGCGCTCTCAAATCCAAGGGTATTCCTACCTTCTCCCTGCTTTCCGACTTTGCCCAAGGCGTGCGGGAGGCATATCTCGGCACGAACAACATGAAAGTGGGGCGGACCGCCGCATGGCTCCTGTCCAAGCTGTCGCACTCACCTGGCAAACTGCTCCTGCTTCTAGGTGGTCACCGATTTCACGGGCATTCGCTACGCGAGACTGGATTTCGCAGTTATATGCGGGAATACGCTCCGGAGTTCGAGGTGCTGGATGCGCTAATCAACCTTGAAACCCGGCGCTTGACGTATGAATTGCTGATGGACGCCGTTTCTCGCCATCATGACCTGGTGGGTGTTTACTGCATCGGGGGCGGGATGGAAGGCGCGATCGAAGCTTTGCAGGAAACGAACAAAGGCGAAAAGATCGGCTGCCTCGTCAATGAACTGACGCCGGAATCACGACAGGCGCTACTTGAACGGCGCATCACCGGCGTATTTCAGACGCCACTGCGTGAATTATGCGCTGACCTCATTGCCACCATGGTTCATACGATCGAACACGGCATGGCAGAAACGCCGGGACAACGCTTCCTCCCTGCACAGCTTTGGGTGCCTGAGAGTCTGTGA
- a CDS encoding sugar ABC transporter ATP-binding protein has product MVSPTTAAAIKRVLEATEADGLLAIEGIRKEFPGVLALDNVQLRVRPGTVHALMGENGAGKSTLMKIIAGIYQPDAGEIRLRGVPTVLKSPLDALEQGIAMIHQELQLMNWMTVAENIWIRREPKNRLGLIDHSKMVTMTEELFARLNIVLDPRAQVSELTVAQKQMVEIARAVSYESSVLIMDEPTSALTDREVEHLFTIIRDLRSRGIGIVYITHKMNELFEIADEFTVFRDGKYVGTHSSKDVTRDDIIRMMVGREITNMFPKIDCPIGDVALEVRNLSIPGVFHDISFSVRRGEILGLAGLVGSKRSNVAEALFGVQPAASGEIVIDGTPVKIDSPSAAMAHGMAFLTEDRKETGCFLILNCLENIQSALITRSHVKAGFVDQATVTRLSEEMAAKLRVKTPNLQETVENLSGGNQQKLLIARWLLTKPRILILDEPTRGIDVGAKAEIHRLITALAAEGVAVLMISSELPEVLGMSDRIMVMHEGHVSGFLDRAEATQVKIMNLAAR; this is encoded by the coding sequence ATGGTAAGTCCCACCACAGCGGCAGCTATCAAGCGCGTACTCGAGGCCACGGAAGCCGACGGCCTGCTTGCAATCGAGGGTATTCGCAAAGAGTTCCCGGGTGTTTTGGCGCTCGACAACGTGCAGCTTCGCGTCAGACCCGGAACGGTCCACGCATTGATGGGCGAAAACGGGGCTGGCAAGTCGACGCTCATGAAAATCATCGCCGGGATATACCAGCCAGACGCTGGTGAAATACGTCTTCGCGGTGTCCCGACAGTGCTGAAGTCACCGCTTGACGCGCTGGAGCAAGGGATCGCGATGATTCACCAGGAGCTCCAGTTAATGAACTGGATGACAGTGGCGGAGAACATCTGGATCAGACGCGAGCCCAAGAACCGCCTTGGACTCATCGACCATTCCAAGATGGTGACGATGACGGAGGAGCTCTTTGCTCGCCTGAACATCGTACTCGATCCACGAGCTCAAGTGTCCGAATTGACAGTAGCTCAAAAACAGATGGTCGAGATCGCGCGCGCAGTCAGCTACGAATCCTCCGTCCTCATCATGGACGAGCCAACATCGGCGCTGACAGATCGCGAAGTTGAGCATCTTTTTACGATCATACGTGACCTCCGCTCGCGCGGCATAGGTATCGTCTACATTACCCATAAAATGAACGAACTCTTTGAGATCGCCGACGAGTTCACGGTGTTTCGCGATGGGAAATATGTCGGGACACATTCTTCAAAGGATGTAACCCGCGACGACATCATCCGCATGATGGTTGGACGTGAGATCACCAACATGTTTCCCAAGATCGACTGCCCGATCGGCGATGTCGCTCTTGAGGTTCGGAATTTGTCGATTCCCGGCGTCTTCCATGACATCTCGTTTTCGGTCCGGCGAGGAGAGATCCTCGGCCTTGCGGGTCTCGTGGGCTCAAAGCGCTCCAACGTCGCCGAAGCGCTGTTTGGTGTTCAACCGGCAGCGTCAGGCGAGATCGTGATCGATGGCACGCCGGTAAAGATCGACAGTCCGAGCGCGGCCATGGCCCATGGCATGGCCTTTCTGACCGAGGATCGAAAGGAAACGGGCTGCTTCCTGATACTGAATTGCCTTGAAAACATTCAATCCGCGCTGATCACGCGGTCGCACGTCAAAGCCGGCTTCGTCGATCAAGCGACAGTGACAAGACTCTCGGAGGAAATGGCCGCCAAGCTTCGTGTCAAGACGCCGAACCTCCAGGAGACCGTCGAGAATCTCTCGGGCGGGAACCAGCAGAAGCTCTTGATCGCACGCTGGCTTCTGACCAAACCGCGGATTTTGATCCTCGACGAGCCAACTCGCGGCATCGATGTCGGCGCTAAAGCGGAGATTCATCGCCTGATAACGGCCCTTGCCGCCGAAGGTGTGGCGGTCCTGATGATCTCATCTGAATTGCCGGAGGTCCTCGGGATGAGCGACCGGATCATGGTCATGCATGAAGGGCACGTTTCGGGCTTTCTTGATCGCGCCGAGGCAACTCAAGTGAAGATAATGAACCTCGCAGCACGCTAG
- a CDS encoding LysR family transcriptional regulator, which yields MGMRRSLVPDIVTLQAFECAARHANFSRAAEELNLTQSAISRQIADLERQTGLKLFERIRQRVILSEAGQRLLPEVKDLLARSERLMIDAAAAGRTRASLKIATLPTFGAKWLVPRLGRFLATHQDVALTIESRSKPFSFMEDSFDLAIHYGQPIWAGGTPTFLCHETVMPIASSALAERVRQEAEGDLSTIPLLHLTTRPKLWSDWFRLQGSIVDNAYVGLRFDQFSMMVAAAIAGLGAALLPTYLIEEELKTGMLLPLTSSTMRTENAYYVVRPEEKQSLPIADEFQEWLRSEVQDD from the coding sequence ATGGGTATGCGCCGAAGCCTAGTGCCAGACATTGTGACCCTTCAAGCGTTTGAATGTGCGGCCCGCCACGCGAATTTTTCTCGCGCAGCAGAAGAGCTAAACCTGACCCAGAGCGCGATTAGCCGCCAGATTGCAGATCTGGAGCGACAGACTGGCCTCAAGCTTTTCGAGCGCATTCGTCAACGTGTAATCCTTTCTGAGGCCGGACAAAGGCTACTGCCGGAGGTTAAGGATCTTCTTGCACGATCGGAACGGCTTATGATCGATGCCGCGGCAGCAGGTCGGACGCGCGCATCGCTAAAGATAGCGACACTTCCAACCTTCGGCGCGAAATGGCTCGTCCCCCGCCTTGGGCGTTTCCTCGCGACGCATCAAGATGTTGCGCTCACGATAGAATCTCGTTCGAAGCCCTTCAGCTTCATGGAGGATAGTTTCGATCTCGCTATCCACTACGGACAACCTATATGGGCAGGTGGCACCCCGACGTTCCTCTGCCATGAGACCGTTATGCCGATAGCAAGTTCAGCACTCGCCGAACGGGTGAGGCAAGAGGCAGAAGGCGATCTCTCTACCATTCCATTGCTACACCTCACCACGCGGCCAAAGCTATGGTCGGACTGGTTTCGACTACAAGGTTCGATCGTAGACAATGCATATGTCGGGCTCCGATTTGACCAGTTTTCGATGATGGTGGCAGCAGCGATAGCCGGGCTCGGTGCGGCGCTTCTGCCAACTTATCTGATAGAGGAGGAGCTAAAGACCGGCATGCTCCTACCCCTGACGTCCAGCACGATGAGAACCGAAAACGCGTATTACGTCGTCCGCCCTGAGGAAAAACAGAGCCTTCCCATCGCCGATGAATTTCAGGAGTGGCTACGCTCTGAAGTACAAGACGATTAA